The uncultured Paludibaculum sp. sequence GCGCCAGTTCCGAGAAGACCACGGCATCGCGGCCCAAGGAGTCGTCACTGCTGAGCGAGTTCAGCCGTGACCTCACTCAGTCGGCCTCCGACAGTGCTCTGGATCCGCTCATCGGACGCGACTATGAGTTGGAGCGGGTGATTCAGATCCTGTGCCGCCGGACGAAGAACAATCCGGTGCTGATCGGGGAACCGGGCGTCGGCAAGACCGCCATTGTCGAGGGCCTGGCCCAGAAGATCAGTGAAGGCGATGTCCCCAGCTTCCTGGCGGACAAGCGCATTCTGGCGCTCGACCTGTCTCTCATCGTGGCCGGCACGAAGTATCGCGGCCAGTTTGAAGAGCGGCTCAAGACCATCATGAAGGAGTTGATGGAGAATCAGAACGCCATCATCTTCATCGATGAGCTGCACACCCTGGTGGGCGCCGGCTCGGCCGAAGGCTCGCTGGACGCCGCCAACATCCTGAAGCCCGCCCTCTCCCGGGGCGAGATCCAGTGCATCGGCGCGACGACGCCGAGCGAGTACCGCAAGTCCATCGAGAAAGACCGGTCACTGGAACGCCGCTTCCAGGCCGTGAAGGTGCCCCCGCCCAGTGAGGCGGACGCCTGCCGGATTCTCTTCGGCATCAAGGAACGCTATGAGAAGTTTCACGCCGTCGCCTACACGGACGACGCCATCGAGACTTCGGTGTTCGCGTCCAGCCGTTTCATCCCCGACCGGTTCCTGCCGGACAAGGCGATCGACCTGATCGACGAGGCCGGCGCGCGCGTCAAGCTGCGCCAGACCACCCTGCCGCCCGACATCAGCGACATCCAGAAGCGCGTGAAGTTCATCGTTCACCGCATGGAGACGGCCATCGCGAACCACGAGTTCGAAAAGGCGCGTTTCTACAGTGACGAGGAGCGCAAGGAACGCGAGAACCTGCGGCTGCTGCGCGAGAAGTACAACCTGGACGACACCTCAACGGGCGTGGTCACGAAGGACGACATCGAAGAAGTCGTCGCCAAGTGGACCGGCGTGCCGATGACGGCGATCAAGGAAGAAGAAGTCAGCAAGCTCATCCGGATCGAGGAAGAGCTGCACAAGCGGGTGATCAGCCAGGAGAAGGCGATCAGCGCCCTGGCTCGCGCCATCCGCCGCTCCCGGGCCGGACTGAAGTCACCCAAGCGGCCATCGGGCTGCTTCCTGTTCCTGGGCCCCACGGGCGTCGGCAAGACCGAAGCCGCACGGGCTCTGGCCGAGTTCCTCTTCGGCAGTGAAAAGTCGCTGATCCGCTTCGACATGTCGGAGTTCATGGAAAAGCACTCGGTGTCGAAGCTGATCGGTTCGCCGCCCGGCTATGTCGGTTACGAAGAGGGCGGGCAGCTCACCGAGCGGGTGAAGCGGAATCCTTACTCCATCATCCTGCTGGATGAAATCGAGAAGGCCCATCCGGACATCTACAACATCCTGCTGCAGGTTTTTGAAGACGGCCAACTGACCGATGGTATCGGCAACACCAGGTGGACTTCAAGAACACGATCATCATCATGACGTCGAACCTCGGGGCGCGGTTCCTCGACAAGAAGGGGCAACTGGGCTTCGCGGCGCAGACGGCCTCTGGAGTGCCGTCGAAGATCGAAGACATGGTGCAGTCGGAGGTGAAGCGCGCCTTCAACCCCGAGTTCCTGAACCGCCTGGACGAGGTGATCCTCTTCACGTCTCTGGCGGAAGAAGACTTGGTCCAGATCATCGACCTGATGGTGGCCCAGATCAACGTCAACCTGGTGGCCAAGCAAATCAAGATCAAGCTGGCTCCGGATGCCGCGAAGTACATTCTGGAGAAGACCTGCACGGACCGCAGCTACGGCGCGCGGCCTTTGCGCCGGGCTTTGCAGAAGTACATTGAGGATCCGCTGTCGGAGGCCTTGATCCAGGGCTCGCTGCTGCGTCCGGCCGAGTATGAAGTCTATCTCGGCGAAACCGGCATCTTCTGCCGCGTGGTCAATCCCGAAGGTGATGTGGCCACCGTCGGCGCCGGCGGGTCGACGTCCGGCGAAGCCATCTCGCTATACCCGTTCTAAGCAACACTCAACCCGCAAGCAGAAGGGGCCGCCTCCAACGGGGCGGCCCCTTTCTTGTCTCATGGCAGGAGCGTCGACGGGCTGTCAGGACGGCCTAGTTACCCTTCATTTGGCGAAACGCGCGCAGGGCCAAGCCGACAGAGCCCAGCAGCAGCGCCATTTTCACCCATGTCTGGGACTTATTCATGTCGATGTCCGACAGGCTGAATATCGGTTCTTCGGGCGGTGGCGGGGGAGGAGGCTGCTCTTTGTGTTGCGGCACAGGAGGCGGATCGTAGTTCGTGCCCCTGGGCGGAGTGTTGGGCCCTTGCCCATAGCCGAGCTCCGCAACGCCCACCAATCCGAGGACTACCGCCGCAATAAGCAATACTCGCTTCAAACCACAATCGTATCCGAGATGACACGCTCGCGCATCATCCGGATGGAGATAGGGAGTACTTTTCTTGGCGTAGTCCCATCATTCCAGGCCGGCGGCTTGCGGAACGCGTCCTGCGGCGGTCCGCTTCGGAGGAATCCCCTTGGGGTGGCAATCCTGACACTTCACAAAATGAATGTTGTGCGCGCTGCCCGGCTTGGCGAAGGTGGTATCCATCTTTTCGACGTCGATGCCGCAATTGGAGAGACGGGGGTGGCACGTGGCACAGCTGGCATGGGTGGTTTGGCGGTGTTTGTCGTGGCAGGAGAGGCAGGAGAGCCCCTCATGCACTCCGATGGGCGTCCGGTCGTCACCCGAACGAACCTGCATCGTGGACAGCGGGGCGTGGCACTGGTAGCAGAGGGCCTGGCGCGGGTCGGCACTCACCTTAACCGGCCGTTCGCCATCCAGCAAGGCGGGGACGGGCAGGAGAGCAGCCGGGACGGACTCCTGTTCACGCCGGTCGTAGAAGGCCAAGGAAGGACGAAAACGCTCCTGGCGGCTGCCAAGCGTGCGCGACTCCAGACGGCGAGCATCCAAGGGAACTCCGGCGCGATGGAGGGAGTGGCAACTGAGGCACGGGATCGCCGGACGGTCGGACAGTTCAGCCCGAACGAGCGTCCAGGGTCCTTTGCGATCCATCGGCTGGACCAGATCCCGTATGCCGGCGTCCAGGTGGGCACCGTGGCAACGCAGGCAGTCGTCCATGAGA is a genomic window containing:
- a CDS encoding ATP-dependent Clp protease ATP-binding subunit, encoding MFERYTEKARRVIFFARYEASQFGSPYIETEHLLLGLLREDKPLANRFLRSQANIESIRKQIEAQTTVREKVSTSVDLPLSTECKHVLAYAAEEAERLGHKHIGTEHLLLGLLREEKCFAAEILHERGLRLNQVRDEIARASSEKTTASRPKESSLLSEFSRDLTQSASDSALDPLIGRDYELERVIQILCRRTKNNPVLIGEPGVGKTAIVEGLAQKISEGDVPSFLADKRILALDLSLIVAGTKYRGQFEERLKTIMKELMENQNAIIFIDELHTLVGAGSAEGSLDAANILKPALSRGEIQCIGATTPSEYRKSIEKDRSLERRFQAVKVPPPSEADACRILFGIKERYEKFHAVAYTDDAIETSVFASSRFIPDRFLPDKAIDLIDEAGARVKLRQTTLPPDISDIQKRVKFIVHRMETAIANHEFEKARFYSDEERKERENLRLLREKYNLDDTSTGVVTKDDIEEVVAKWTGVPMTAIKEEEVSKLIRIEEELHKRVISQEKAISALARAIRRSRAGLKSPKRPSGCFLFLGPTGVGKTEAARALAEFLFGSEKSLIRFDMSEFMEKHSVSKLIGSPPGYVGYEEGGQLTERVKRNPYSIILLDEIEKAHPDIYNILLQVFEDGQLTDGIGNTRWTSRTRSSS
- a CDS encoding cytochrome c3 family protein, whose amino-acid sequence is MKIAVVVALLAAALVLMVPAASFVYESGGPAACARCHEMGTPVGQWMTSTHRNVGCADCHGDAMTTDPSFHMTNARRVWEHAQGKAPDRAHLRPVDVFAMLPRCQRCHQQEFAAWASGAHSTTYKRIFLDQKHNSTRHLMDDCLRCHGAHLDAGIRDLVQPMDRKGPWTLVRAELSDRPAIPCLSCHSLHRAGVPLDARRLESRTLGSRQERFRPSLAFYDRREQESVPAALLPVPALLDGERPVKVSADPRQALCYQCHAPLSTMQVRSGDDRTPIGVHEGLSCLSCHDKHRQTTHASCATCHPRLSNCGIDVEKMDTTFAKPGSAHNIHFVKCQDCHPKGIPPKRTAAGRVPQAAGLE